The following nucleotide sequence is from Corylus avellana chromosome ca7, CavTom2PMs-1.0.
tgaatttaacccaaaaatttttATGGACGTGACATAAATTGATATGTCACTATTTACTGACGTGACAGAAATTATGGTACTATAGACACTTAAAaaaacttcctttttttttttttgtagtgattgttGATCTACTATGTATTGCTTGATAATTGCAGAAGAATGACAGAACTCAAGTCTAGTAAAACTAAATATGTGCGAGCAAGCACCTATTTCCTGTCATATTCAATTTATTTGCAAAGGCCACCTCATCTTCACTAGGTTTGGTAGACagcttttgttaattaattactcTTTTTCATGCAACGTACGTTGACAATGTAAAGTtcatatatgaaaatgaaattcatgttatttacttttttactttaattttgatTGACGGGAAATGCAATGAAAGGTTTATAGTAGTCTATGTTGTCGTGTTGTTCACTTGGAcgatttttaaaacatattttgcAACCtatgattttaaatgccataaaatgctttgatttcttttattatacaccgattaattttttaatgagatACTCAAAGGCTAATCCAACCTTCTATAATATTGGCAAAGTATGTTCTCTgtttctcctcctcctcacaTTAGTCAACATATGTTACGTCTCTTTTCTTGACCTCTTCTTCCCCAGAAAAATAATGGTGGAATATTATTTCTAGAAATACCTGTAAACCAAATAATCTCAGGTGAaataacaaagaataaaaaatggagaaaaagttGCATAGATCGTTTTCTACTGGCAATATAATAAGGAAAACTAATGAAAGTTTCAAATCTAGACATCAATTTGTTCCAGGTGGAAAAAGAGTACATATgtttctttcttatatatattctattgtCATAACATGGCTCATTACTTCAATAACAACAAACACTACCATACTGATGCAGCACCGACAAAGCTATattatgctcttttttttttcttttttttttttaatttaataataatttttaatatcacatcaaaaattatatacttgAACATGTTCTCATAAAGCAATTATTTTCCTGTTGTGTGGTGACACTCGGCTCTTCTTTCTCATTGGCCCTCTCTTCTGATTCTGGAtattttccctttctctctgtttctttcttcttctattctttcTCTGCTGTGCGTGTTATGAATGAAGAATTGCTGCGGAATTACATCTTTGCTTTGTCGGTGGGATTAGTTGATTCGCAGGGGTATGGTGAAATATCGTGGGACGTTGTGTTTCTTGCTTGCAAACACCTCTATTttgtattaatgtattttggtGAGACGTGGGCCATGCATGTTGACTCTTTCATGGGTGTGTGTACGTCCAAATTCATTCTAACCTGATGATCTCCATCACTTGCCACCGGATTCTCGACCTACATACGTAACATACCTCTTAAGTCTTCAAAATGGAGCTTTTAAAACTAGTCAAGACTGTGGCTTTGGTGAGTTTGGGTTctcgtttggtttgcgaaatGTCTAGTTCATTAAACAATGATTAACTACTATTGGGAATACAAGAGTGTGAAATAAGCTAActattcatattcttttatttgattgtaaCGCTAGAATAGAGCAATGATTATGTATttcttcgtttggtacaatgcaatatgttggtgaatagaatcatattgtgatcaaatttcctacaatacccttataatacaaatacaatttatattattaaggattttctttctttgttttttgaaacataaacaactatactataatttttatttttttaattatgtaaggtatgtggcctttttttttttttttttttttttttaatttccttttgcaattatgctacaaaaatatttatatagaaAAATCACATAATCGTCATATCACCaccatattctttttttttttttttaaaaaaaaaaaaaactactaaaagCACatcaaccataaaaaaaaaaatgaacaaaaaaggaaataaaaaaacagaatttttttttaaaaaaaaaattggtacagaaacagagagagatagagaaacagagagagaggggagatgAAAAAAAGTTTCTTTGTAGAGAAAtggagaaatagagagagaggcatgaaaaattgtttctttgtagagaaacaaagaaaagagaaacagagagatggagaaatggagagagaacgaaatagAGAAGAAACATAGAAGAGAGATCGAAGAGAGGGGAAGAGAGATATACCTTGAACTTGCAGAGAAGAGTTGTAGTTTGCACTTGCAGAGAGAGTCGCAGTTTGAGAGTTGGTGTGGGTGTGAGAAGGTGGGGTTTTTTATGACAATTTACAcaataaatttaagggttaaataccttgttctccatgtggtttaactttttattttttgccatttagggtttactttttattacataaGGTATCTTTGGTTTGCCTAAAAACAGAGATGGTACCTTCGTCTAAATTTTGCCCAAAATTTGACAGAACGTCATATCAGCACCAATAACAACTtaacacgtgtccatataattaattaaaaataataatatttttttaaaattaaaaacattaaaaaattatatatatattttaaaaagaagaagaaaaaagtagagCCAACCCCAAGaagccaaagggggtggccgaaaccacccccaaaggccctTGGCCATAAGGGGGTGGcttgggtttgggggtggtttcagccatcCCCTTTGGCTCTTTGGCCAccctcaaactttttttttttaaaaaaaatataatttttaatgtttttatttttattttttatattaattatatggacacgtgttaatttgttattagtACTGACGTGGCGTTTCGTTAAATTTGGACGAAATTTAGACAgaggtaccatctccgtttTTAGGCAAATCAGAAGTACCacctgtgataaaaagtaaaccctatgaagaaaaaaataaagaagttaaaccaaagggcgaataaggtatttaaccttaAATTTAACACTACATGACAGGATTAagtaagccactcattttttagtggctaaGCTAACcatgtgtgtatgagattagtagtcccatgtaAACAGACTATTCCCAAGAATAGagtgttatcaaacaaaagaatagttATACCTAAGGTGAGGTAGTCCATTCcaagggtctattccgcaaaccaaagtATTTTGTCGAGAGAAGAAAACATATCTGATAtgaatgattattttattttttgatgtttcaagCTTAGGTATCTGCTTCCTATTGGAATGATTGAagttattatttcttttaatttaaagtGATTCCTAATTAAAGTTTCTACTttactaattaaaatgattactTATCCATATTCAGAATGCTAGCAtctaaaagataaaagatgTATAGTTGTTCATAAGAGGTTCAAGGTTCAGTgatcatatataaaatataagatttctacttcttgttaaaaaatagataaaaaaaaaaacaaatcaaaggtTATTCTACTtcttgttaaaacaaaaaattcaaaggttAGTTGAACTTGAGAATGATTATGGTGTTaacattgtgggataaaaatataaattttaatatttttcatgtttatcaaaaattacaaattaatcttttttatctctatctcctctttctttcttttcaagaaTTCTTTTACTTGTATGATAAATTGATGTAATCATCAATTAAGTTGTTGATCAAATATATATCATGAcccctttattttctttttatttaatcaatgatggctacagaaattttttttcttttattatgacTTTTTGAATAACCCCTTGATgacaaataatgattttttaattcttttacttgTATGATACATTttgtgcttcttctttttttctccaaaccgactaatattattttttatccaattaagaaagaacacacacacacacatatatatatatatatatgtatatatatatatatatatatattctctttcaATCGGTCATTTTCAGACCTTTCTACGTAGTTAATTTGTGGATAGAATTTTCGTCGCTTTGCCAAAGAATTAATACATGGAAGACTATTATCTGTCAATGGTTTTAACCGTCGGAAATATTCCAAAGATATTCCCAACACTTTGAAacaggtttttattttttttttcgtggtAGGTTTAGGGCTTATTACCTGCTTCGGATACTTGCTCATTAAGAAATTGCTACTGTACTAGataaaacaatatattaatTTTCCGGAATTTCttaaacaatatattaattataatgaaaattgaattattattgaacTCTAAGATCATTGTATAACAATCCTACAAACAAACTTGGAAAAGCCAGAAAATAATTTGTTAGCACTAATCTAAAATGAACTAAATCAAGTAAAGATGGAAATAGTCTAAATATCAAAAAGTGAACCAAATGAAGAAAGAATACACAAGGGATGATGGAGTTAATTCATAGCCAAAATTAGAAGATCGTTTAAATTTGAACGGACTTAGTTCGAGCAGATTTTTAGTGAAACTCGAGCCAACTTCTAAAAAACTTTTAGCTTGAGTACTATATGCGCCCTGTTTGCCCTACATCGATCATTGATCCAATTAAGACCGAcccatcaatatatatattaatcaaacaataaaaaaattattaataaaaaaaaaaaaatcgagagATGCAAGCTAATCAAGCCCTTCATGCATGGCCACTACAAAAAGGACAAAGGGAGCTTCCAACGAACGTCTTAGCTTCACACCGGGCCTTGCTCCATCTGTCATCATCAAGTCGAACGTTGCCAGCTGATCATTTTTCCATTTCATCACGGTGGTGGAGAAGCCATCTTTGACTTTGAAGATTACAAGTTGCCACGaagaaattgataattaattgggtgGGGCCATTTCTAGACCATTTTGAAGTCGTTGCACTCCTGCGCAAGCCATGGGTCCATATGCTTGTACATACACAAAGGAGTCCAAACAAGCTGTCCCTTTTACTCCCAATCATATCCTAACGGAGCCCAGAAACTTTATAGACCATACAAAGGCTTTTAATCTtttaccatttcttttttaaaaaaatcttggttttttttctttttgctggaTATTTGAATCTTATAATATTCTCTtcagaaaacaaattttgatgAGTTTGAGTTTTCTCTTGTGTCCGGGAAAAGTATGGGAAGCAGACAGGAGATGAGTTTAGAGGATCCGATGGTATACGTTGCTGTGGGAAAAGATGTGAAGGCTGAGTGCAATTCAACCCTGTTATGGGCTTTGCAGAACTCCGGAGGAAAGAGGATTTGCATTCTTCATGTTCATGTTCCTGCGCAGCTGATCCCCTTTAGTATGTAccaattacatatatatatatatatatatgattcatgtaTGTATACGCGCACGTGCATGTCATCACACACTCACTCACAAATATTACAAATATCCAAACATATTTGTTGATGTTTTTATGGGAATTCATCGATCAGTTTTGATTTATTCAGTTGTGCTGCTGCTTGACTTGTTGGAACTGTTCTTGGTTGACTATATTTGTGGAAATAATTATGGAAAATTGCAGTTTTTGGCTTGAAGATCGAGTTTGGCTAATTTCGTAGCTTAATTTTCAGTAATTAAAGGTGGATTAATCAAGTAGGCTCGATCGTGAAACGATTTGAAAGGAAACTTGGAAGAATATTATATAATCTGGAATTTATTAGAGTTTTTTTGTTGATTAATCTGCAGTGGGTACAAAAGCTCCAGCAAGCAAACTCAAGGAAAAGATAGTGAGCGATTACCAGGAAACTGAAAGGCAAAACATGCATCAGATCCTCGATGAATACGTTCGTTTCTGTCTCCAAATGGGGGTATAGATTTTATTCccctttttctgtttgttttattcacttttcttttttcctttagtgttaaataaatttagtttatctaattgttaaaaagaataattaaaaaaaaaaaattatctaaattCATAGGTTGGAAAtttctgatttattttttaaaatgtaggTACGGGCACAAAAACTAGAAATAGAAATGGACCGTATCGAGAAGGGAATTGTAGATCTCATCTCTAAGCACGAGATCAAGAAGCTTGTTATGGGAGCAGCTGCAGACAAGCACTATAATCGGTACAGACAACATAAAATCTTTTTCCACATCATCATGTTCATTAATTTCTTGATCTATTCTTAGTTTATATCTAACGGTCACAAATTGTCATCACCAATAATTTGtaatcaaaattattatgatcAATTTAGatagtaattattattaattatttgtccaaacaaattttgaattgtCGGATCTCGGACACATATATAGAATTCATATAAACTCCCTGAGAAACTAGACATATTGCAAATTGTTTAGTAGATTAAAAAGGGTAAAAGTGTAAAACCAATTATTGCTTGATAATTGCAAAAGAATGACGAAACTCAAGTCTAGTAAAGCTAAATATGTACGCGAACAAGCCCCTATTTCCTGTCATATGCAATTCATCTGCAAAGGCCACCTCATTTTCACCAGGTTTGGTagatatatgtttttattaaatttaccatttaatatttataaatggtagattttatattaattaccaAGGCAAATTTAATTACCATATGGATATAGGGAAGCAAGCGCAGAGATATTGCCTGAAAGTGGACAATCAAACCTCATGAAATCACGGTCGGTTGCTTTGGGGGCGCACGACAGGGACAATAGTGAAACCCGACAATCAAACTACGTGAGATCACAATCTGTTACGGCGGGGCACAATAGGGATAGCAGTGGAAGAATGATGGGCATATTCGATATCCCTTCACCGGCGGCAGCGGGCACTAGTGATCAAGAGACTTCTTCATCTCCAAAAAGTCCTTCGGGTTCTGATGGATGGGGGAATGGGTTAGGATTGAGAAGGAGTCCTTCCGGTTCGGGTTATTATTGCTCAACCAGCTCTCCCAAAAGAGTGGCTGACGTAACTCTGTCTTCATGGAATGAGGCCAATGAGTTTAGCGCACCCTCTCCCGCGGGTTCGGGTTATTCAAGAACCTCTTATGTGGATGTCGGATCTCCATTGCTGCCGCAGAGTCCAAGATTGGTTTCTAGTGCAAGTACCATCTCAATATGCTCTTCTAATGGAGCCCTCAATGCTGTGGTACGTGCAATACATTGATtcatgtaaaatttataaaaatacaaatttactctaaattaaaataaaaaattcagttttttattttctctatatattaTGAGGCATGCATGTGGAGGCTTTGAGTGTATGGTACGGTTTAAATTGTACGTGGGGCTTCTATAAGAAGCGTTTTAGGTTTCTCTTTAGCATTTGTTCATCAAAATTGATCAAAGATTAATAAGCAATTAAACAATATGATCGAAAAGGCTTTAAATATAAACATGTAAGGGATGTCCTAGATGACACTCTTTATGAGTGACTTCAACAAGTGATGGcagagaatgaaaaagaaacactcaggcgttagagagaaaaaagagatgtgaTTGAGGCCAAACGCAGGgttaagattttaattttttttttttttaaaaaaaaagagagatttctAGTTGCTGCAGAACTTGAAACACAATCTGATGCAAATTGTGAAAATCAAATGAATAGAGCCAAGAAGAGTCGAGACAAAGAAAAAAGGCTGACGAAGCGCTAGTGAAGGTAAAAGAAAAGCTTGAAAATGTGAAGAATCAAAGAGACCAAGTAAAGGAAGAACTGGGGATTTCTCAAGAACATGAATTATCATTAAAGACTCAGATTGCAGAGTTACACAAAGAGATGAATGAGGTACAGATGGAGCGTGATAATGCGCTGAAAGAAGCTGCAGGGCTAAGAAGAAAACAAGTTGGTGATGATGATCACTTCTTTGAGTTGAAGCTCTCTGAGATCGAAGAAGCTACTTAGAAGTTTGATGAATCCAGGAAAATTGGACAAGGAGGATATGGAAGCATTTATAAAGGTCTCCTGCGTCAAAAAGAGATTGCAATTAAGATGCTACAATCTCCTGGCGCCCATGGCACCTCACAATTCCAAGTGGAGGTTTGTCTACTCCTTCgaaaatttatttgtagttGTATATTTATTGGGCCTAAACTAGTGATACGTACGGTTAAGTTATCATtcatttcaaaagtttaaactggtagaaagagataaatttaatcttttaattcatggaaaacttcacttagGACGCCTGAACTATCAAGCATTTTGAAAAAAccccccaaatttcaaaagctctcaatttcacatcatgaactttcaatttgatgtgATGTACAAGTAATGTACTCTTGTACATCAATTTTTAGCGTTAAACAGACGttaaatatgattaaatgacctttatacctctaaattttttataaaatttcaaatttatcactGAGACccaattgtttttcttaaaaaaaaaaaaaacgaaaatcaaaggtattttggtatttttgtcgATTTTCATTAAAGCTAACGCTGAAAATTGAAGGAGGGAAggtatattgcatcaaattgaaagttcaatggtgaaattgagagtttttaaattttgagagtTTTTTCAAAACGCAAGATAGTTCATAGgtcttttgtgaagttttccatttaatttatattcaaaCTAAACTTCcattattcaaaatttatttccttaattttttaatttttaaagttttcaccacttaaaagaaaaatacattcaACAACAGCAATTTACACTTAAAAATTGGAACAAAGTTCGATCAAAAGTTTGGCATTTTATCTCATTTGGTGgttgtatataatatatatcagGTTAGTGTATTGAGTCAGCTACGGCATCCAAATCTTGTGAAACTTACTGATCCTGCCCTGAAGTTTTTGCGCTAATCTATGAGTATCTCCCCAATGGAAGCCTTGAAGATAGACTGAGCATGAAAGACAACAACCCTCCATTATCATGGCAAACTCGAATACGCATCGCCACAGAGTTGTGCTCTGTCCTCGTTTATCTTCATTCTGCTAAACCTCACAGCATAGTGCATGGTGATTTGAAGTCTATATGCATCCACCTCCTAGGTTATCTCCTCCTACAAGCAAGGTTTGTTGTCTCCGTCGAGCTCTATATGGACTTAAGCAGGCTCCTAGAGCATGGTTTACTAAGTTTAATGCCACTGTCTCTAGCCTTGGCTACTCCATCAGCTCTTATGATTCAGCCTTGTTTATTCGCCGCACAAACCGAggtaccatacttcttctactatatgttgatgacatgatcATCACTGGAGATGATATCACTGGTATTTAGGAACTTAAACAATTCCTCAGTCAgcactttgagatgaaagatcttggccctCTCAGCTATTTTTTTGGTCTTGAGATCTCTGCTTCTTCTGATGGTTATTATTTAACACAGGCTAAGTATATCTCTGATCTACTTTCCCGAGCCAATCTCACACACAGTAAGATTGTCGACACACCGACTGAGCTTAATACTCGTCTCACTCCTGATGATGGCGAGCCTCTTCATGATTTTATCTTATATCGGCATTTAGTTGGCAGTCTTGTCTACCTTACTGTCACTCGGCCTGATATCTCACATGATGTCCATCAGGTGAGTCAGTTTATGGCTGCTCCTCGCTCCACTCATTTCTCAGTTGTCCTCCGCATTCTTTGCTACCTGAAGGGAACATTATTTCATGGGCTCTATTTCTCCTCTCAATCTCCTCTTCAGTTGCATGCTTATACTGATGCTGATTAGGCGGGTGATCCAACAGATCGTCGCTCTACAACTGGTTACTGTTTCCTACTTAGCACATCGCTTTTCTCTTGGAGAAGTAAGAAACAAACTGTTGTTGCTTAATCTAGCATCGAAGCAGAATATTGTGCTTTAGCTGACACTACCTCGGAGCTACTTTGGTTACAATGGCTGTTACAGGATatgggtgtctctctttctttttctactcCTGTATATTGTGACAACATGAGTCTTATTCAGATTACTtataataatgtttttcatgaacggaccaaacatattgagattgattgtcattttgtccgtcatcatcttcttcagggctcACTACAGCTTCATTTTGTCACGTCTCGTGATCAGCTCGTGGACATCTTAGTGTAtgtattattagcctatataaaTAAGCTCCTTCTGTATATTATTCTGTGTTATTCAATATACAATATTATTCTCAACAAATGAAAAGTTTATAGTAGTCTATGTTGTCGATTTGTTCACGTAGACggtttttaaaacatattttgcACCGTACGATTTTAAATGCCATAAATCGCTTTGGTTTCTTTTATTATACactgattaattttttaatgagatAGTCAAAGGCTTAATTCAACCGTCTATAATATTCGGCAAAGTATATTCTCTgtttctcctcctcctcacaTTACTCAACATATGTTACGTCTCTTTTCTTGACCTCTTCTTCCCCAGAAAAATAATGGTGGAATATTTCTAGCAATGCCTGTAAACAAAATCATCTCAAGTGAaataacaaagaataaaaaatggagaaaaagttGCATAGATCGTTTTCCACTGGCAATATAATAAGGAAAACTAATGAAAGTTTCAAATCTTGACATCAATTTGTTCCAGGTGGAAAAAGCTAGAGTACATATgtttctttcttatatatatattctattgtCATAACACGGCTCATTACTTCAATAACAACAAACACTACCATACTGATGCAGCACCGACAAAGCTattatgctttgttttttttttctttttttttttttaatttaataataatttttaatctcatatcaaaaattatatacttgAACATGTTCTCATATAGCAATTATTTTCCTCATGTGTGGTGACACTCGGCTCTTCTTTCTCATTGGCCCTCTCTTCTGATTCTGGATGTTTTCcctttctctctgtttctttcttcttctattctttcTCTGCTGTGCGTGTTATGAATGAAGAATTGCTGTGGAATTACTTCTTTGCTTTGTCGGTGGGATTAGTTGATTCGCAGGGGTATGGTGAAATATCGTGGGACGTTGTGTTTCTCGCTTGCAAACACCTCTATTctgtattaatgtattttggtGAGACGTGGGCCATGCATGTTGACTCTTTGATGGGTGTGTGTACGTCCAAATTCATTCTAACCCGATGATCTCCATCACTTACCACCGAATTCTCAACCTACATACGTAACatataggggtgtcaaaaattaccataaaattgaaaaaccggGGTTCCAATTCTAGTttcggtttgaaaaattcaaaaactggGTCCGGTACCAGTTTTTTTACCCGGTTTTTACTGGGAATATCGGAACCCGGtttccattttatatatatataatttttacacttaggtttaggtttagcgtattttaaaaaattaaaaaaaaaaaatttctaaggcccaaataggcaaaaacattgattttttaggatttttggacttttttaggtttattttttaattatttggaacaatcacaacaaatcccctttaatttaaacaaagagactaatagattttttaaaaaaaaataggccaacttatgaaaaaaaaaaaaaaaaaagggcttattttaggcccaatacctaaaataagcccaaaaaccaatttttttaaaaaaccggttccggttccggtttctcaaaactGAGAACCAGGGTACCCTGGTTCCGgttcccggttttggccaaaaccagAAAACCgaaccgggttgacacccctagtaaCATACCTCTAAGTCTTTGATATCAGAGCTTTTAAAACTAGTACTAAAGACTGTGGCTTCAGTGGGTTTGTGGCCTCGTTGGTTCGTGAAATGTCTAGTCCGTCGAAAAAAGATTAGTTACTATTGGGAATAAAAGAGTGTAGATTATACTAGCTAGATTGGGAATAAAAGAGTGTAGATTATActagctattcatattcctttgtttgattATAACGTTGGAATAGAGCACTGATTATGTATTCCTTTATTTgatacaatgcaatatgttggtgaatagaatcatattgtgatcaaattttctaaaatacccttataatacaagtacaatttatattattaaggactttttttctttgttttttgaaacataaacaactatactataatctttttttttttttgaaatttctttttgcaattatgctacaaaaatatttatataaaaaaaatcacataatcatcatatcaccatattaaaaaaaaaaaaaaaaaaactggtacAAA
It contains:
- the LOC132186589 gene encoding uncharacterized mitochondrial protein AtMg00810-like, giving the protein MKDLGPLSYFFGLEISASSDGYYLTQAKYISDLLSRANLTHSKIVDTPTELNTRLTPDDGEPLHDFILYRHLVGSLVYLTVTRPDISHDVHQVSQFMAAPRSTHFSVVLRILCYLKGTLFHGLYFSSQSPLQLHAYTDAD